CTGATGCTGCACGAGCTCATGCAGGCGTTTGACGTGGCGCCCGAGCGCACGCTCATGATCGGCGACACCACGCACGATTTGCAGATGGCGCGCAACGCCGGCTGCGCCAGCGTGGGCGTGAGCTACGGCGCGCACGACCACGCCCATTTCGACCCCCTCGGGCCCTTGCAGGTGGTGCATTCGGTGCCCGAACTGCGCGCCTGGCTGGCCGCACACGCCTAAGCGCACAGGCATCCAAGAGAACACAACATGGCGGTGCAATGGTTTCCCGGGCACATGTACGCGACGCAAAAAGCGATCGCCGAGCGCCTCAAGTCCATCGACGTGGTGATCGAACTGCTCGATGCGCGCCTGCCGGGCTCGAGCGCCAACCCGATGCTGGCGCGCCTGATCGGCCCCAAGCCCACGCTCAAAATCCTCAACAAGCAGGATCTGGCCGACCCGGCCCAAACGCAGGCCTGGCTGGTGCACTACCAAAGCCAGCCCCACACCCGCGCCATCGCGCTCGACGCCAGCGTGGCCGGGCCGGCGCGGGCCCTGATCGGCGCCTGCCACGAGCTGGCCCCTAGGCGCGGCGGGTTGGCCAAGCCCATGCGTGTGCTCATCGGCGGCATCCCCAACGTGGGCAAATCCACCCTCATCAACACCCTGGTGGGCAAGCGCGCCACCCGCGTCGCCGACGAAGCCGGGGTCACGCGGGCGGAGCAGCGCATTTTGCTGGCCGACGATTTTTACCTCTACGACACGCCGGGCGTGCTGTGGCCCAAGATCATCGTGCCCGAAAGCGGCTACCTGCTGGCGGCCAGCGGCGCCGTGGGGCGCAACGCCTACGACGAAGAAAGCGTGGCGCTCGAGCTGCTGCTGCGGCTGCGCCAGCCTTATGCCGCGCTGCTGCAAGCGCGTTACCAGCTGCCGCAAACGCTCGAGCAGATCGCCGCCATGCCCGAAGACGCCTTGCTGCAAGCCATCGGCCAGCGCCGGGGCTGCCTGCTGCCCGGCGGGCGCCTGAACACCCAAAAAGCCGCCGAGGTGCTGTTGAGCGATTTTCGCAGCGCCGCCTTAGGGCCCATCACGCTCGAGACG
This sequence is a window from Serpentinimonas maccroryi. Protein-coding genes within it:
- the ylqF gene encoding ribosome biogenesis GTPase YlqF, with the translated sequence MAVQWFPGHMYATQKAIAERLKSIDVVIELLDARLPGSSANPMLARLIGPKPTLKILNKQDLADPAQTQAWLVHYQSQPHTRAIALDASVAGPARALIGACHELAPRRGGLAKPMRVLIGGIPNVGKSTLINTLVGKRATRVADEAGVTRAEQRILLADDFYLYDTPGVLWPKIIVPESGYLLAASGAVGRNAYDEESVALELLLRLRQPYAALLQARYQLPQTLEQIAAMPEDALLQAIGQRRGCLLPGGRLNTQKAAEVLLSDFRSAALGPITLETPQQFAQWLRAAQQAEAERAAERAAARLPKPQVDRASHT